Proteins found in one Ostrinia nubilalis chromosome 27, ilOstNubi1.1, whole genome shotgun sequence genomic segment:
- the LOC135084759 gene encoding uncharacterized protein LOC135084759 — MFAMTHTPHKKTAEQPTTSPTGDKERAGPSPTSKTAVSSVRRCIGEGENAMIDPKPSTSVTQAHSQLISISPPMKAATKATNQPKPKQKPVPLTDPRLTTRRTSVDAPVAATKSSPAEKPKGKVQEGRVWLVKAKTHVTESRNLRGDLKEGLLTAVDKLYQLLKETAAELEEEKRKNGETKDKGKEEEGRKKDDKVEGKHQDSEAVDRRAQQEEMFRLLREQSAKIDQTNLELIKLRESVDHSQAVAATQRASYAQVVADQNRRQASDRSSLHSIVVTSRDEAEDSEEVLKQVRQAVNAKDGWVTVERVRRVKDRKVILGCRTIEERQKVQERLKSAGDRLLVEEMKNQDPMLALKDVLSYNSNDDVIAALRNQNGGVFHGLDKADDRVEFKFRRKARNPLMSHVVLRVSPQIYNRMMHNGTVHIDMQRVKVEDQSPLVQCSMCLAYGHGSPARGYTAAQANLQRKELATLELMIEASERKLAFALLQEPYVGGVRRMKGYRGARIFQNAAVGDGTVKAAIAVFNDDLDVIQCPKLTNNNIVVVRIRTAAWEIAAVSFYFEPDQPIEPYLEQLRTIREELGSTPLLLGGDSNAKSTWWGSTVEDHRGKELSGTLEESGLQVLNNGDTPTFDTVRGGRAYTSHVDITACTADLLDVVDNWRVDQTVTSSDHNTILFHIALRKSKGLKVERTTRLYNTKKADWDIFRRVLLEQKLANNITVETVNNILTKTDLESLVQKYTSCITVACKESMPAKKTKEVLGVPWWNDELARLKRVTTTFRRRIKNAAPHRRDIVVAQYLEKKEAYECQAKKAQIDSWKAFCEKQDREGLWEGIYRVIRRTTRRQEDLTLTKDGAFLNPVESVCLLAEVFYPKDLKETDNEDHRRTRMAAERVNEPRHDEQHDPPFTSLELRTAMGSFNPKKAPGADGFTADICSRAIAQDLDAFLALANKCLTLGCFPDTWKEATVVVLRKPGKEDYTNPKAYRPIGLLPVLGKILEKMIVARMKWHLVPRISTRQYGFMPQRSTEDALYTLVNHIQGKIKLKKLVTLVSLDIEGAFDSAWWPAIRVRLAEEKCPVNIRRLLDSYLDCRKVRVRYAGEECTRSTNKGCVQGSIGGPILWNILLDPLLRDLEDMGYYVQAFADDVVMLFDGDSGLEVSRQANAALAYVQQWGVRNKLRFAPHKTCAMVMTKKLRYDNPLLTMGGVNIEVSKEVKLLGVIIDEKLTFNTHVATQCKKALDIYKQLSKAAKVNWGLHPEVIRTIYIATVEPIIMYAAAAWAPASEKLGVRKLLSTVQRGFAQKLCKSYRTVSLHSALALAGILPLDLRIQEAAALYKARRGSPPPALGDRETESVIRFSEALHPAEHIDLEFMSLVDQQRVEQHNMQAVRIFTDGSKIEGKVGAALSVWNNEAETSSLKLALSAYCSVYQAELLAICKASGMILRRGEDSYGVYSDSRAALETIANHGSLHPLAVETRKNLRTALAQGKAVSLFWVKAHAGLPGNERADELAKEAALSLKRKPDYDKCPVSHVRKLLRDTTLDRWNSRYLDGDTASITKVFLPDAIQAYKFVRKIGPTGMLTQILTGHGGFSQYLNRFKCRDNPSCACDPAREETVVHLLTECPIHNRERFDLENRLDLTVNKENLHTLLRATEAGTVHIDLQNIRVADQSPLVQCTRCLGYGHSKRFCTESADVCSHCGGAHVSTDCAEKLAGGAPSCRNCQRAKAEQVQHNAFSSDCPVRRRWDALARSTVAYC; from the exons ATGTTTGCCATGACCCACACCCCGCACAAGAAGACGGCTGAACAGCCGACCACATCCCCAACCGGTGACAAGGAGAGGGCAGGACCCTCGCCTACCAGTAAGACTGCAGTCTCCAGCGTGAGACGGTGTATAGGAGAGGGAGAAAATGCGATGATAGATCCAAAACCGAGCACCTCAGTGACACAGGCTCACTCGCAGCTAATAAGCATTTCTCCACCCATGAAAGCTGCCACAAAGGCCACAAACCAGCCGAAGCCAAAGCAGAAGCCGGTACCCCTAACTGACCCACGATTGACCACGCGTAGGACTTCCGTGGACGCTCCAGTGGCAGCCACGAAGTCATCGCCAGCCGAAAAACCCAAGGGTAAGGTTCAGGAGGGTCGCGTTTGGCTCGTAAAGGCCAAAACGCATGTGACTGAGTCTCGCAATCTGCGAGGTGACCTGAAGGAGGGGTTACTGACGGCGGTAGACAAACTCTACCAACTCCTAAAAGAGACAGCGGCTGAACTTGAAGAGGAAAAGAGGAAAAACGGGGAAACAAAGGACAAGGGGAAGGAAGAAGAAGGAAGGAAGAAGGATGATAAGGTAGAAGGAAAACATCAGGATAGCGAGGCTGTAGATCGTAGAGCGCAACAAGAAGAGATGTTCAGACTTCTAAGAGAGCAGAGTGCCAAGATTGACCAAACAAACCTCGAACTGATAAAGCTCAGGGAGTCTGTCGATCACAGCCAAGCAGTAGCAGCCACCCAGAGAGCGTCTTACGCCCAAGTCGTAGCTGACCAGAACAGAAGACAGGCGAGCGATAGGAGCTCTTTACACTCCATCGTCGTCACTTCTCGCGATGAGGCTGAGGACAGCGAAGAGGTCCTGAAACAGGTCCGCCAGGCTGTCAACGCCAAAGACGGCTGGGTGACTGTAGAGAGGGTGAGGAGGGTGAAGGACAGGAAGGTTATACTAGGATGCAGAACAATAGAGGAACGCCAGAAGGTTCAGGAGCGGTTGAAGAGTGCAGGAGATCGGCTGCTTGTCGAGGAAATGAAAAACCAGGACCCAATGCTGGCCCTCAAGGATGTACTATCGTACAATAGCAATGACGATGTCATCGCAGCCTTGAGGAACCAGAACGGAGGGGTTTTCCACGGCCTCGACAAGGCAGACGACAGAGTCGAGTTTAAGTTTCGCCGAAAGGCGAGAAACCCGCTCATGAGCCACGTCGTCCTTAGGGTGTCACCACAAATCTATAACCGCATGATGCACAACGGAACGGTACATATTGATATGCAGAGGGTGAAGGTCGAAGACCAGTCCCCTTTAGTCCAATGCTCGATGTGCCTAGCGTACGGCCATG GCAGCCCCGCCAGAGGATATACAGCAGCCCAAGCAAACCTCCAGAGGAAGGAACTGGCAACCCTCGAACTCATGATTGAGGCCAGTGAGCGAAAACTCGCATTTGCGCTGCTCCAGGAGCCGTATGTGGGCGGGGTGAGAAGGATGAAGGGCTATCGTGGGGCGAGAATCTTTCAGAACGCGGCAGTAGGAGATGGGACTGTGAAGGCGGCAATTGCTGTCTTTAATGACGATCTTGACGTCATCCAGTGCCCGAAACTCACAAACAACAATATTGTTGTAGTGAGGATCCGAACCGCGGCCTGGGAAATCGCGGCGGTGTCCTTCTACTTCGAACCGGATCAGCCCATAGAGCCATACTTGGAGCAGCTTCGTACCATCAGAGAGGAGCTGGGCTCTACACCATTGCTGTTAGGTGGCGATAGCAACGCCAAGAGTACCTGGTGGGGCAGCACCGTAGAAGACCACAGGGGAAAAGAACTGTCCGGGACCCTGGAAGAGTCTGGGCTTCAGGTACTGAACAATGGTGATACGCCGACTTTTGACACCGTTAGAGGTGGAAGGGCGTATACCAGTCACGTCGACATTACAGCCTGTACCGCAGACCTACTAGATGTAGTCGATAACTGGAGGGTAGACCAGACTGTGACGAGCTCGGACCACAACACCATCCTATTCCACATCGCTCTACGCAAGAGCAAAGGCCTAAAAGTAGAGAGGACAACTAGGCTCTACAACACGAAAAAGGCTGACTGGGACATTTTTAGGCGTGTGCTTCTGGAACAAAAATTGGCAAACAACATTACTGTAGAGACGGTAAATAACATACTCACCAAAACAGATTTGGAATCTTTGGTCCAGAAGTACACAAGTTGCATTACGGTTGCGTGCAAGGAGAGCATGCCGGCCAAGAAGACCAAGGAGGTCTTAGGAGTCCCATGGTGGAATGACGAGCTCGCGAGGCTGAAAAGGGTTACCACTACCTTCAGGCGCAGAATTAAGAACGCGGCACCGCACCGCAGAGATATAGTGGTAGCCCAGTACCTAGAGAAGAAAGAAGCCTACGAGTGCCAAGCCAAGAAAGCCCAAATTGACAGTTGGAAAGCGTTCTGCGAGAAGCAAGATCGGGAAGGACTCTGGGAGGGTATTTATAGAGTCATTAGAAGGACCACCAGGAGACAAGAGGACTTGACCCTAACCAAAGACGGTGCATTCTTGAACCCAGTAGAATCGGTGTGCCTACTAGCAGAAGTATTCTACCCGAAAGACCTGAAGGAAACGGACAATGAGGATCATCGCCGGACCAGAATGGCGGCAGAGCGAGTAAACGAACCGAGACATGATGAACAACATGACCCGCCGTTTACTTCGCTGGAGCTAAGGACCGCGATGGGCAGCTTCAATCCGAAGAAGGCCCCAGGAGCGGATGGCTTCACAGCTGACATCTGCAGTCGAGCGATCGCCCAGGATCTGGACGCATTCCTTGCCCTGGCCAACAAGTGCCTCACATTGGGGTGCTTCCCGGACACATGGAAGGAGGCCACGGTGGTGGTATTAAGAAAACCGGGCAAGGAAGACTACACGAACCCCAAAGCATACAGACCGATAGGTCTACTGCCAGTTTTGGGGAAGATCCTGGAGAAGATGATAGTAGCAAGGATGAAGTGGCACCTAGTACCGAGGATTAGTACTCGCCAGTACGGATTCATGCCCCAGAGGAGCACCGAGGACGCCCTCTATACTCTAGTGAACCATATTCAGGGTAAGATTAAGCTGAAGAAGCTGGTAACCCTAGTCTCACTGGATATAGAGGGGGCCTTCGATAGCGCATGGTGGCCAGCAATCAGAGTCCGTCTGGCTGAGGAAAAGTGTCCGGTCAATATCAGGAGGCTACTGGATAGCTATCTCGACTGTAGAAAGGTCAGAGTTAGGTACGCCGGGGAAGAATGCACGAGGAGCACGAACAAGGGATGTGTGCAAGGGTCAATCGGTGGTCCCATCCTGTGGAACATCCTCCTTGACCCTCTACTGCGCGACTTGGAAGACATGGGATACTACGTGCAGGCGTTCGCGGACGATGTGGTCATGCTTTTTGATGGGGACTCTGGTCTCGAGGTATCGAGACAGGCCAATGCCGCTttagcctatgttcagcaatggggTGTTCGAAATAAGTTGAGATTTGCGCCACACAAGACCTGCGCAATGGTCATGACGAAGAAACTGAGATACGACAACCCATTGCTGACCATGGGAGGAGTGAACATTGAGGTCTCGAAGGAGGTGAAATTATTAGGCGTCATTATAGATGAGAAGCTTACCTTCAACACACATGTTGCTACGCAGTGCAAAAAGGCACTCGATATTTATAAGCAACTGTCGAAAGCAGCAAAGGTAAACTGGGGGCTTCACCCCGAAGTTATACGCACCATCTATATTGCTACAGTAGAGCCAATAATTATGTATGCCGCAGCGGCGTGGGCTCCCGCGTCGGAAAAACTAGGTGTGCGAAAGTTGCTCTCCACTGTGCAACGGGGTTTTGCCCAAAAGCTCTGTAAATCTTATCGCACAGTCTCTCTACACTCGGCTCTGGCGTTGGCGGGGATACTTCCTCTCGACCTTAGAATACAGGAGGCAGCCGCCCTGTATAAGGCCAGGAGAGGGTCGCCCCCGCCTGCTCTAGGAGATAGAGAGACCGAGAGTGTGATACGATTTTCAGAAGCTCTACATCCGGCGGAACATATAGACCTGGAGTTCATGAGCTTGGTAGACCAACAGCGTGTAGAGCAGCATAACATGCAGGCGGTGCGCATATTTACAGACGGAAGTAAGATTGAGGGGAAAGTCGGAGCCGCATTATCCGTATGGAATAATGAGGCCGAGACCAGTAGCCTCAAGCTTGCTCTGTCTGCGTACTGCTCAGTTTACCAGGCGGAACTCTTGGCTATATGCAAAGCTTCGGGCATGATCCTGAGAAGGGGGGAGGATAGTTATGGCGTATATAGCGATTCGAGGGCAGCGCTGGAGACGATCGCCAACCATGGCTCTCTTCATCcccttgcagtggagactaggAAGAACCTGCGGACGGCCTTGGCCCAGGGCAAAGCTGTGTCTTTGTTCTGGGTGAAAGCCCACGCAGGTCTTCCAGGCAACGAACGCGCGGACGAACTGGCGAAGGAGGCGGCTCTCTCATTAAAAAGAAAACCGGACTATGATAAGTGTCCTGTATCACACGTCAGGAAACTTTTACGTGATACAACTCTAGATCGATGGAACAGCAGATATCTAGACGGTGACACAGCTTCCATAACGAAGGTCTTCTTACCAGATGCCATCCAGGCATATAAGTTCGTCCGAAAGATAGGGCCGACGGGAATGCTCACTCAAATATTGACGGGGCATGGTGGGTTCTCTCAGTACTTGAACCGTTTCAAGTGCAGGGACAACCCATCATGCGCCTGCGATCCAGCGCGCGAAGAAACGGTTGTTCACCTCCTTACGGAGTGCCCAATCCACAATCGCGAGCGCTTTGATTTAGAAAATAGACTTGATTTAACAGTCAACAAAGAAAATTTGCACACATTACTG CGAGCGACTGAAGCGGGAACCGTGCACATCGACCTGCAGAACATCAGAGTGGCCGACCAGTCACCTCTCGTGCAGTGCACCAGGTGTCTGGGCTACGGCCACAGCAAGAGATTCTGCACGGAGTCCGCGGATGTCTGCAGCCACTGTGGGGGGGCACACGTCagcaccgactgcgccgagaagctcgctggcgGGGCACCGTCGTGCCGGAACTGCCAGCGGGCCAAAGCGGAGCAGGTCCAGCACAATGCTTTTAGCAGTgactgcccagtgcgcaggcggtgggaCGCGTTGGCCAGGTCCACAGTGGCCTATTGCTAA